Proteins co-encoded in one Setaria viridis chromosome 9, Setaria_viridis_v4.0, whole genome shotgun sequence genomic window:
- the LOC117836657 gene encoding glutathione S-transferase F11 encodes MPVKVFGSPASAEVARVLTCLFEKDVEFQLIRVDSFRGSQRMPQYLKLQPHGEALTFEDSNVTLVESRKILRHIADKYKNQGNKDLFGPGALERASIEQWLQTEAHSFDIPSADMVYSLAYLPPDMPLDGRGAAAGMHPSHRQKVEEMAQLFEKSRKDLGKLLDIYEQRLGEEEFLAGSKFTLADLSHLPNADRLAADPRSARLIESRRNVSRWWYTISGRDSWKRVKELQRPPSAEAPF; translated from the exons ATGCCGGTGAAGGTGTTCgggtcgccggcgtcggcggaggTCGCGCGCGTCCTGACCTGCCTGTTCGAGAAGGACGTCGAGTTCCAGCTCATCCGCGTCGACTCCTTCCGCGGATCCCAGCGCATGCCTCAGTACCTCAAGCTCCAG CCGCACGGCGAGGCGCTCACCTTCGAGGACAGCAACGTCACGCTCGTCG AGTCGAGGAAGATCCTGCGCCACATCGCGGACAAGTACAAGAACCAGGGTAACAAGGACCTGTTCGGCCCGGGCGCGCTGGAGCGGGCCTCCATCGAGCAGTGGCTGCAGACGGAGGCGCACAGCTTCGACATCCCCAGCGCCGACATGGTCTACAGCCTGGCCTACCTGCCGCCCGACATGCCGCTAGACGGCaggggcgccgcggccgggaTGCACCCGTCGCACCGGCAGAAGGTGGAGGAGATGGCGCAGCTGTTCGAGAAGAGCCGCAAGGACCTCGGCAAGCTTCTGGACATCTACGAGCAGCGCCTCGGCGAGGAGGAGTTCCTGGCGGGCAGCAAGTTCACGCTCGCCGACCTGTCGCACCTGCCCAACGCCGACCGCCTCGCCGCGGACCCGCGCTCGGCGCGCCTCATCGAGTCGCGCAGGAACGTCAGCAGGTGGTGGTACACCATCTCCGGCCGAGACTCCTGGAAGAGGGTCAAGGAGCTGCAGCGCCCGCCGTCCGCGGAGGCGCCGTTCTGA